GTGCTTCGAGTTCGAAGCACAACGGTGAGGAGATCAGTCATGAAGGCAGTGCGTTACCACTCGTACGGCGACAGCCGGGTCCTGGTGCACGAGGACGCCGAGCGGCCGGTGGCCGGGCCGGGCCAGGTCGTGGTGAAGGTGGCCGGCACCTCGTTCAACCCGGTGGACCTCGCGATCCGCGCCGGGCACCTGGCGCAGGTGTTCCCGGTGGACTTCCCGCACATCCCGAACTTCGACGTGGCGGGCGTCGTCACCGAGGCCGGCGAGGGCGTCACCCGCTGGCGGCCCGGGGACGCCGTGGTGGCCTTCCTCCCCATGGCCGCACCCGGAGCCGCCGCCGAGTACGTCGCCGCCCCGGCCGACGCGCTGGCCGCCGCACCCCGCACCGGCGACCTCGCCGACGCCGCCGCGCTGCCCGCGACCGGGCTGACGGCGTGGCAGTCGCTGTTCGAGCACGGCGGGCTGACGGCGGGCCAGAGCGTGCTCATCCACGGGGCGGGCGGCGCGGTCGGCGGGTACGCCGTCCAGCTCGCCAAGCGGGCCGGAGCCGTCGTGACCGCGACGGCCGGCCCGCGCAGCATCGAGCGCGTCCGTTCCTACGGAGCCGACCGCGTCCTGGACCGCACCGCCGTGGCGTTGCCGGAGGCGGCGGCCGAGCAGCGGTTCGACGTCGTGCTCAACCTGGCGCCCACCAGCCCGGAGGAGACCGCGCGGCTCGTGGACCTGGTCGCGGACGGCGGCGCGTTCGTCAGCACCACCACGCCGGGGCCGGAGGACGCGGGGCGCGGCGTGCGGACCGTGCGGGTCTTCGCCCGCAGCGACGCCGCCCAGCTCGCCGAGCTGGTCGCCCGGGTGGACGCCGGTGAGCTGCGCATCCACGTGGCCGGCCGGCGTCCGCTGGCCGACCTGGCCGCCGTGCACGACGAGGCGGCCTCGGGGCGGCTGGCGGGCAAGACCGTCCTCGTCCCGTGACCTCTGGGGGCAGCGGTGGCCGCGACGCCTCGTCCTGAGGCAGGCGTCGCGTCCCCGCCAGGGGATTCCCGGCGACGCGGCGAGATCCCGCGCCCCCGGGACAAGTCCGGCCGCTCCAGCCTGGTCCGCCAGCGCAGATGAGACCGGCTCATGTTCGGTATTGCCCAACCACCGGCCGCGATGGATGCTTGCGGCAACCCCGGTACCGGCACCTGGGAGGTGGTCCCGTGCTCCACCGACTCGCCCACAGGACGGCCGCCGCCGTCCTCCTGCTGACCGGCGCGCTGATCGCGCCCGCCGCCCCGGCTCTCGCCGGCAGCCCAGCCCTGACCGACAGCCCAGCCCTGGCCGGCAGCCCAACCGGCGCCGGCAGCCCAGCCCTGGCCGGCAGCCCAACCCGCGCCGGCAGCCCAGCCCTGGCCGGCCTCCCGGCCATGACCGGCGAGGGCGCGGCACGGGCGCGGGTCGCGGCCGCGCGCGCCGTGGCCGCCGCCGACGCCCCGGTGAGCGGCTTCGTCGACGCCCACGCGCACCTGTTCTCCTACGAGGCGTTCGGCGGGCTGCTCATGTGCGGCAAGCCGTTCGACCCCGGGGGCATCGCACGCGCCCTGACCGACTGCCTCGACCACTACCCCAACGGCGAACTGGCCTGGTACGAGAACTTCACCCGCACCGGCTCCCCGACCGGCACCCACGACCCGGTGGGCTGGCCGACGTTCCGCGACTGGCCCGCCTACGACTCGCTGACCCACCAGCAGGCGTACTACACGTGGGTCGAGCGCGCCTGGCGGGCCGGTCTGCGGGTGCTGGTCAACGACCTGGTGGCCAACCGGCAGCTCTGCGCGATCTACCCGCTGAAGAAGTACTCCTGCGGCGAGATGGCCTCCATCCGCCTCCAGGCTCAGCGGGCCCGCGAGCTGCAGGACCACATCGACGCGGAGGCGGGCGGCCCCGGGCAGGGCTGGTTCCGCATCGTGAACGACCCCGCCGAGGCCAGGCGGGTGATCGCGGCGGGCAAGCTGGCCGTCGTCCTCGGGATCGAGACGTCCGAGCCGTTCGGCTGCCGCCAGGTCCTCGGCGTCCCGCAGTGCACGAAGGCGCAGATCGACCGCGGCCTCGACGAGATGTACGCGCTCGGCGTGCGCAGCATGTTCGTCTGCCACAAGTACGACAACGCCCTGTGCGGCGTGCGCTTCGACTCCGGCACCCAGGGCGCGATCGTGAACGTCGGCAACCTGCTCGCCACCGGCTCCTTCTGGCAGGCCCGCACCTGCACCGGCCCGCAGCACGACAACACGATCGACCCGGCCGGCGTGCTCCCCGACCAGATCGCGCGACTGCTGCCCCCGGGCGTGTCGCTGCCGCTGTACCCGCCCGCCCCGCACTGCAACACCCGCGGCCTGACCGCGCTCGGCGAGTACATGGTGCAGGGCATGATCCGGCGCGGCATGCTGGTGGAGCTCGACCACATGAGCGTCAAGGCCGCCGCCCGCACGCTCGACCTGCTGGAGGCCGCCCGCTACCCGGGCGTGATCTCCTCCCACAGCTGGGCCGACCCGGGCTTCTTCGCCCGGATCTACGCTCTCGGCGGGATGATCACGCAGTACGGTCACGACGCCGCCGACTTCGTCGCCGAGTGGCGGCGCACGGTCCCGCTGCGGCAGCAGTACCAGGTCGCCGGCTACGGCTACGGCTCGGACGTCAACGGCATGGGCCGGCTGCCCGCCCCGCGCGCCGGCAACGCCGCGAACCCGGTGACGTACCCGTTCACCTCCTACGACGGCAGCGCGCGCCTCGACCGGCTGCGCACCGGCGACCGCGTCTGGGACGTCAACGTGGACGGCGTCGCCAACTACGGCCTCTATCCGGACTGGATCGAGGACATGCGCCTGATCGCCGGCCCCGACCTGGTCCGCGACCTCGCGGCGGGGGCCGAGTCGTATCTGCGGACGTGGGAGGGGGCCGTCAGATCGGCCGGGTGAGCGTGACCTCGTGGGCTCGAACCCCCGCCCTGCCCGCGCAGCTCCTCGGCCACCCGCATGCTGACCAGCACGGCCACGACCGCCCCCGGCCGCAGCTCGTCGGGACGACGCAACTGGGCGTGGGGGTCGCGCCGGCCGCCGTCCTCGCGGAAGAGCGCGGCGGCCGACCGGATGAGCGCGGGGACGTCCTCGGGCCGGGCGACGCTGATGAAGGTCTCCATGCCGCCGAGGCTAATGATCTTGATTGATCATGGAAATGCCCTCCTGCGGAGCCGTCCAGCCGGCGAGGAGCTGAAGGGCCTCGGCGGTGGCCGAGCCGGGCTCGACGTTGTAGACGCACAGGGTCTGCTCGGCGTCGCCGGCCGGCTGCAGCGACTCGTAGGAGAAGTGCAGCTCGCCGACGAGCGGATGGTGGTAGGTCTTGGAGCCGTGGGTGCGGCGCAGCACCCGGTGGTCGGTCCACCAGGTGCTGAACTCGGGCGAGCGCAGCGTGAGCTCGCCCACCAGGTCGGCGAGCCGGCGGTCCTCCGGGTAGCGGCCGGCTTCGAGCCGCAGGACGGCGACGGTCTCGGCGGCGATGCGCGCCCAGTCGCCGGTGCGCTCGCGGGCCTCGGGGTCGAGGAGGTACCAGCGGGCGAGGTTGCGCCGCGGCACCGGCAGGGCCTCGAAGTCGGTCAGGACCTCGCGGGCCAGGCGGTTGGCGGCCAGCACGTCGGTGCGGCGGCCGAGGATGAACGCGGGCACGTGGTCGAGCGTCTGCAACATCAGGTGCAGCCCCGGCCGCACCCGCTGCGGGCTGACCGGGGCCGGCGCCCGGCGGCCCGGCCGCGTCAGCAGGTCGGCCAGGTGCTCGCGTTCGACGGCGTCGAGCTGGAGCGCCTGCGCGAGGGCCGCGGTGACCTCGGGCGACGGGTTGCCGGCGCGGCCCTGTTCGAGGCGGGTGTAGTACTCGGTGCTGACCCTGGCCAGGCGGGCGACCTCGTCGCGGCGCAGGCCGGGCACGCGGCGTGGACGGCCGTCGGCCGGCAGCCCGGTGCTCTCGGGGGTGATGCGGGCGCGGCGGGAGCGGAGGAAGTCGGCGAGCTCGCGGCTACGGTCCATGCCTCCCATTGTCGCCGCGCCGGGCCGGCCGAGCGCCGGCGTAGGTGGCCCTGCCAGTACCTGCCTCACCGTTACCTGCCTGGTCAGGGCCCGCTCGGCGGCCCCCGACCGGGTCGCGGGCTGGTGTGCTTGAGGGGCGGGCCTCCCACGGCTCGACCCTCCGTACGACGAAAGGCACACGCTCATGACCACGCAGACCCCTGCCCGTCCCCTCGCCGGCCGCGTGGCGGTCGTCACCGGCGCCTCCAGCGGCATCGGCGAGGCCACCGCCGAGCACCTGGCCGCGCTCGGCGCGCGCGTCGCGGTGCTGGCCCGGCGCGCGGACCGGCTGGACGACCTGGTCGCCCGCATCCGGCGCGACGGCGGCGAGGCCCTGGCCGTCGCCGCCGACGTGACCGACGCGGCGGCGGTGCGCTCGGCCGCCGGCCGGGTGGCCGCCGAGCTGGGCGTCGCCGGCCTGCTCTTCAACAACGCGGGCGTCATGCTTCCCGCGCCGGTCGAGGAGCTGGCCACCGACCAGTGGCAGCACCAGATCGACCTCAACATCACGGGGCTGATGAACGCCATCGCCGCGTTCGTCCCCCAGCTCGTCGAGGCGGCCGGCAAGGACGGCGTGGCCGACCTCATCAACACCTCGTCGATCGCGGCCCAGAACATCTTCCCGAACTTCGCCGTCTATTCCGCCTCCAAGGCGTACGTCACCCACCTGTCCCGGCACCTGCGGGCCGAGCTGGGGGCGAAGAACGTGCGCGTGTCGGCGGTCGAGCCGGGCATCGTCGGCACCGAGCTGCAGAGCCACGTCACCGACGAGGGGGCGCGCGCGTGGCTGGAGGGCTCCCGGCAGGAGATGGAGTGGCTGACGCCGGAGGACGTCGCGGCGACGGTGGGCTTCGTCGCGTCGCTGCCGCCCCGCGCGAACCTCCAGCAGGTCACCCTCATGCCGACCGGGCAGGCGAGCTGACCCGCCCGGCTCGTTCACATGTCGGTCGAACGTCCGAGGTAGGTGACCGGGCCCGGGTCGGGGACGTCGATCACGTGGAAGCCGACCCGGTCGTAGAAGGCGCGGGCCCGGGTGTTCGCGGTGAGCATGCACAGGTGCAGGGCGGGCACGCCGCCGGCCGCGAGCGCCCGGCAGAGCGTGGTCATCAGGGCCCGCCCGTGCCCGGCCCGCTGGTAGCCGGGCAGCAGGTTCATGTGCAGGTGGGCGGGGTAGGCGGCGACCTCGGGGAGGATCATCCGCTCCGGGTCGTGCATGAGGGCGACCATCTCCTCCGAGGGCGTGGCCGGCGGGTGCTCCGGAGGCGGGTAGCGGTCGATGAGCTTGGGCAGCCACTCCTCCCGGTAGGCCCGGACGAAGGCGGGCGTGTCGGCGCAGCCGACGATGTAGCCGACCGCCTGCCCGCCGTCGTCGGCCACGAAGGCGAAGCCGGGCTCGAGGTGCACGTAGGGCGCGGCGAAGATGCTGGGCATGAGGTCGAGGTCGGGGTAGAGCTCGCGCGAGTCCTCGCCGGCGTCGGCGGTCCGTACGCAGATGTCGTAGAGGGCTTCCTTGTCGGTCGCGTGCCGGTACGGCCTGATGGTGACGGTCATGCGGCTCAGGCTGACAGGCTGGGAGCGCTCCCAACAAGCCTCCGGAGGGCGCGGCCGCGGCGTTCCTCCGTGACGCGCCCGTCGCGCAGCGCCGGCACGCCGCCGACCAGCACGTGCCGCACGCCCTCCGCGTACTGCCACGGGTCGGCGAACGTGGCCAGGTCGGCGACCGCGCCCGGGTCGAGGACCGCGAGATCGGCCACCTGGCCGGGCGCCACCGTGCCGCGATCGGCCAGGCCGAGGCGGGAGGCGGGCAGCGAGGTCATCTTGCGTACCGCCTCGGCCAGGGTGACGACCTCGCGCTCCCGGACATAACGGCCGAGAACGCGAGCGAAGGTGCCGAAGCTGCGCGGATGCGGATGACCGGGCCCGGGGGCGCGCAGCACCCAGCCGTCGCTGGCCACGGCGCTCGCGGGGTGGCGGAGCACGGCGTCCACGTCCCGCTCCGCCATCGCGTGGTTGACGATCTCGACCTGGGCCCGGTGCGCGGCCAGCACGTCCAGCACGGCGGCGGCCGGCTCGACGCCGGTGTCGCGGGCGATGTCGGCGATGCTGTCGCCGACGCGGCTCTCGTACGGGCCGGGCGGCAGCGAGGCGATGACCACGCCCTCCGGCAGGAACGTGCGCCCGACGGCCGGACGCAGGTCGGCGAGCACCCGTTCCCGGGTGGCCGGGTCGGCGAGGCGCTCCAGCAGGGCGGGCACGCCGCCGTCGAGCGCCCATCCCGGCAGGCGGGAGGTGAGCGTGGTGGAGGAGGCGGTGTAGGGGTAGACGTCGCAGGCCACGTCGAAGCCGTCCGCGACGGCCTGGTCGATCATCGCCAGGGCCGTGGCGACCTTGCCGTGGTTCGCCGGGCCCATGGCCTTGAGGTGCGAGATCTGCAGCCGCACGCCGGAGGCGCGGGCGGCGGCGACGGCCTCCTCCACGGCCTCGACCAGCCGGTCGCCCTCGTCGCGCATGTGGGTGGCGTAGAGCAGGCCGTGCCGGGCGGCCTCGGTGGCGAGCGCGACCACCTCCTCGGCCCCGGCGAACGAGCCCGGCGCGTAGATCAGCCCGGTGGACAGCCCGAACGCGCCCTGCCCGGCCGCCTCCGCCAGCAGCTCGCGCATGCGGGCCAGCTCGGCGGGCTCGGCCGGGCGGCGTTCCTGGCCGAGCACGGCGGCCCGCAGCGCGCCGTGCCCGACGAGCGGCGCGATGTTGACGGCCGGCCGGGCAGCGTCCACGGCGTCGGCGAACAGGCCGAACTCGCGGTACGGGCCCTCGTGCGCGGGGAACGGCGACATGCCGCAGTTGCCGGTGACGAGGGTGGTGACGCCCTGCCGCAGGCACGCCTCGGCCTCGGGCGCGTCGATGACGGTGAAGTCGGCGTGCGAGTGCAGGTCGACGAAGCCGGGGGTGACGACCAGCCCGGTGGCGTCGAGGACGTCCGCCGCCGGGGCCCCCGCGTCCGCGGCACCCTCGCTCACCTCGGTGACGCGGCCGTCCCTGATGCCGACGTCGGCCCGGCGCGGCGGGGCGCCGGTGCCGTCGACCAGGGTGCCGCCGGTGATCAGGACGTCGTAAGGGGCGCTCACGCGATGCTCTCCTCGAGAAGGGTTCCGGACGGTCACAACAGCACGGCCAGCAGCGCCGTGTACAGCACGCACGCCGGGACGAGCAGCGCCCACCCCGCGCCCAGCAGGTACGGCAGCCGCGTCGCCCGCGCCAGGCCCATGCAGCCGACCATGTTGGCGTTGGGCAGCGGGCCGTAGGTGTCGGCCTTCGACGCCCACAGCAGGATGATCACCCAGGCGGCCGGGCCCACGCCGAGGCTGTCGCCGAGCGGCCCGAACACCTCGCCCACCAGGATCACCTGCGCCGCCGTCGCGCCGGGCACGCCCACCCAGCCGAGCGCCGCCACCGCCAGCGCGAACGGCAGCGCCGACATCGCGCCGAGCCGCGGGCCGAAGGTCTCCAGCACCACGTCGTACGGCTTGACCAGGTCGATGAAGCCGAACAGCGCGGCCAGCATCCAGAACAGCAGCAACATCGGCACCATCCTGCGCGCCCCCGCGCCGAGCGCCCGCAGCGCCCGGCCGGGCGACAGACGGGCCGCGACCGCCGTCGCCAGCGCCATCACCGGCAGGGCGACCAGCGGGAACGTCGTGCCCGCCCCGCTCCACGTGGCGTACCCGACGGCCGCGACCAGCGTGCCGGCGAACGCCCAGGCGGCGGCACGCGCCCCCGGGTGGGCCGCCTGCTCCGGCTCGGCGGCCTCCTCCGGGTCGTAGAGGTCGCCGCGGGCCGCGCTGCGCCGCTGCACCCACGGCACGATCACGGCGGCCAGCAGCAGCGACAACACCGCGAGCGGGCCCGCGCCGACCGCCACGTACGTGGGGTAGCCGACCTCGGCGACCTTCATGATGGCGACGTTCGAGCCGGCGAACGGGGCCAGCGCGAGCCCCGCGCACCCGCCGAGGAACATGGTGACCGCCGTCGCCGACCGGGTGAAGCCGGCGCGGGCGGCGAGCGGGATGAGCAGCGGCGCGGCGATCGCCAGGGCGCCGGCCAGCGTGCCGAGGCTGACGACCAGCACCAGGCAGGCGAGCATCATGCCGTACATGAGCGCGGTCCGGCCGCGGCCCCCGAAGGCCCGCAGGATGCCGCGGACCATGGTGTCGGCCACGCCGGTGACGCGCAGCACCTCGCCCACCGCCGCGCCGAACACGATGATCAGGCCGATGACCGTGACCGGGTCCGTCACGGACGCCCCGAGCACGCGCGCCGCCTCGCCCGGCGCGGGCAGCGCGACCAGCGCGGCGGCGGCGAGCGCGACCGCGGTGACCACGACCAGGTTCAGGCCGGTCAAGGACAGGACGGCGTACAGGCCGATGGGCAGCAGGCCCCAGACGGTGGGGGCGTCGGTGGCGAGCCCGGCGGCCAGGGCGGCGGCCAGCGCCAGCGCGACGGGAACGGCATGCCGCCGCCACCTCGCCGTCCCGCTCCGGGCGGTGCCCGGCCGCTCGGTTCCGGTCCGCGCGGTCACCGGGCCGGCTCCAGGAGGGCGGCGAGCGCGCCCGCGTGGGCGAGCCCGCCGGCCGCCGCGATCTCGTCGAGGGTCTGCTCGGGCCGGACGGTGGCCAGCCGCACCTCGCCGCCGTCCGCGACCGTGAAGCCGTGGACGGCCGGGTAGGGCAGGCTGTTGTACGCCCACGGCGTCGAGAAGTAGTAGGCCCCGGTGTCGCGCAGCACGACGATGTCGCCCTCCGCCAGCTCCGGCAGCTCCCTGGCGTGCGCCACCACGTCGCCGGCGAAGCAGCACGGCCCGGCCACGTCCTGGGCCAGGAGGGGGCCGTCCTTGGGCCGGCCGGCGGCGTCGAAGGCGGCCACGCGGAGCGGCCAGGCGTCCGGCATGAGGACGGTGCGGGTGGCGACCTGCGCGCCCGCGTGGGTGATCGCGATCCGCCGGCCGCCCGCGTCCTTGGTGTACTCGACCAGGGCCGCGATGAAGCCGTTCTTGGCCAGCAGCGAACGGCCGAACTCGGTGACGAGCGCGTAGCGGCCGTCGAGGAGGTCCGGGACGGCGGCGCGCAGGGCGGCGACGTACTCGGCGAAGGTCGGGGTGTCGGCGTCGCCGGCGAAGTTCACCGGCAGGCCGCCGCCGATGTCCAGGCTGGTGATCTGCCGGCGGCCGGCCAGGGCGTTGACCTCCTCCGCCAGCAGGTAGGTCTCGGCGACCCCCGCCGCGATGAGCTCCAGCGGGCAGCCCTGCGAGCCGACGTGCGCGTGCAGCCGGGTCAGCCAGGGACGCTCGGCGAAGGCGCGCACCACCCGCTCGCGGTTGCCGGGGTCGCGCAGCGCCACCCCGAACTTGGAGGTGGCGGTCGCGGTGCTCATCGCGCCGATCGAGCCGGTCCCCACCTGCGGGTTCACCCGCAGCCCCACCACGGACGCGGACGCCGGGGAGCGCAGGGCGTCGATGCGGCGCAGCTCGTCCAGGTTGTCGGCGTTGACCGCGACGCCGAGCGCGAGGGCGTGCGCCAGCTCGGCGCGCGTCTTCGCGGGCGAGTCGAGGACGATGTCGCCGGCCGCGAACCCGGCCTCCAGCGCCAGGCGCAACTCGCCCGGGCTGGCCACCTCGCAGCCCATGCCCTGCCCGGCGAGCAGCCGCAGGACCGGGATCAGGGACGCCGCCTTGGCGGCGAAGGTGTGCAGCACCCGGGGCGCGGGGGCGAACGCCCGGTGGAGCGCGGCGACCGAGTCGCGGACGCCCTCGACGTCCACGAACCCGGCGACCGGGTGCTCGGGGCCGAGCGCGCCGGCGGCCACGGCGTGCCGGACCACGTCGGTGACGCGGGCGGCGGCGGGGGTGCGGCTGGGAGAGAGCGTGGGGCTGCCTGAGATCACGTACGGGGCTCCGGGGCGACGCGGCGTGGGCCTTTTCGGGTGGGGACAAAACGAGATTCGGGCATACGGCGGCGTCCGGTCTTCATCCGGCAGGCCAAAGGACGTCCCTCGTTTTGGCCTGCCGGCCAAAACCCCGTCAGCGGCCGCGGCCGACCAGGCGCACCGCGAGAGTGATCAGCAGGCGGGTGTCGGGGTCGTCCAGGTCCACGCCGTACCGCTCGCGGGCCCGGCGGAGGCGGTAGCGGAGGGTGTTGGGGTGCAGGACCAGGCGGCCGGCGGCGCGGCTGACGTCGCCGGCGGCGTCCAGGTAGGCGGCGATCGAGCGGACCAGCTCGCCGCCGGCCGCCAGGTCGGCCCTGACCAGGTCGTACACCGGGCCGGTGCCCCGCTCCCAGACGGGACGGACGGCGTCCAGCACGCGCTGCACGTCCAGGGCCGGACCCAGCTCAGCGGCCGACGCATGGCGGCGCGGCGCCCCGCCGGCCCGCGCGCCGTCCACCCCGGGCAGGCCGCCACCGGCCCGCCCACCCGCTGACCCCGGCAGGCCGCCACCGGCTCGCCCACCCGCCGACCCCGGCAGGCCGCCTCCGGCCCGCCCACCCGCCGACCCTGGCAGGCCGCCACCGGCCCGCCCACCGGCGCGCCCTGGCAGGCCGCCACCAGTCCGCCCGCCGGCCGGCCCGGGCAGGTCGTCGTCGGCGGCGCGTTCGCGCAGCACGCGGATGACGAGCTCGGCGTCCTCGCGGGAGTCGGCGGCGCGCAGCGGGGACGGCACGACGGGCCCCGCCCCCACCCACACCGGCCCCACCCCACCCTGGCCCACCCCACCCTGGCCCACCCCACCCTGGCCCACCCCACCCTGGCCCATCCCACCCTGACCCGCGCTGCTCCGGCCCGCGCTGCTCCGGCCCGCGGTGCTCTGGCCGGCGGTGTGCAGGGAGGCGGCGAGGGTGTCCAGCTCCCTGGCCAGGGCGAGCACGTCCCGCTCGTCGCCCCGCCGGACCGGCATCAGCGCCGTCACCCGCCCGGCGTCCCGCAGCACCCGGACGCCGGACCGGTAGGACGCGGCCTGCACCGCCAGCAGCCCCAAAGTCCGCTCCACGGCCGCCTGCCGCTGCACCGCCCCCGCGTCGGCCCACCCCTCGACAACCCCAGGATCGGCCCCGCGATCGGCCCCAGGATTGGCCCCGCGATCGACCCCAGGATTGGCCCCGCGATCGGCCGCGCGATCGGGCGCGAGCGCGCGATCGGGCGCGGGCGCGCGATCGGGCGCGGGACCAAAGGGGCGCGCGGTTCCCGAAGCCGGGGCGGGTTCGGCGATCACCACCGCGCAGGGCAGGTCCGGGGCGAGCCCGAGCGTCCAGGCGTGGGTGCTCAAGTCCCCCCGCCCCGCGAGCAGCTCGCGCAGCGCGTGCTCCTCGCGCCGCCGCGCGCCGCTCTCCCGCAGCCGGTGCTGCACCAGGTACGGCACCGCCACCTCGGCCGCCCGCCGCAGCGCCCGCGCCGCGCCGGGGGTGAGCGGGCTGCCGCCGTCCGCGGCCGCCCAGATGGAGCCCAGCATCTCCCGCCCGCTGCGGATGGCGATGATCAGCCGCTCCGGGCTCGAACCGTCGGCGGGCCGGTGGATCACCTCGTCCGAGGACCACAACGTCCGGAGCAGGCCGCTGCGCCGCAGCTCCTCCACCCGCCAGTCCGGCACGCGCCCGCCGAGGATGGTGGAGCGGCGCAGCTCGTCGGCCCCGGGGCCGGTGGCGGAGTGGGCGAGCACGCGGAAGCCGGTGTCCTCGATCGTGATCGACCCGCCGGTGAACTCGGCCACGGCCGACGCCAGCGCCGCCAGCCCGCCTCCGGCCGTGGCGTCGGCCATGCGGTCCCCGCGCCCGGCCCCGGCGTAGGCGGCGGCCGAGCGTACGAGGGTGGCGACGTCGTCCCAGTCGGCCCACTCGGCGCGCGCGAGCAGCGCGATCCCGGCCCGCTCCGCGACGGCCCGCTCCGCGACGGCCGGCCCTCCGGACCTGGCGCCGCCCTCCCCGGCGCCCTCCCCGGCACCATGCCCGGCACCATGCCCGGCGCCATGCCCGGCGCCATGCCCGGCCCCGTCCCCGCCGCTCCCCCCGGCGTGCCGGGCGGGTTCCGCGGCGGGCTCCGGGAAGGGCTCGTCCGTGGCCGGGGGCTCGTCATCGAAGGCCGGGGGCGCGTCCAGAGGTGGGGGCTCGCGGAGGACCACGGCGGCGGCGCCGCGCGCGGCGGCCTCGCGGATGAACCCGGTGACGGACGGCACCGTCCCCGCCGCGAGCACGATCCGCCCCGCGTACGAGCGCTCCGCCCCCTCGTCCCCGATGATCATCCCGGTGACCGCCACGTCCTGCCCCGACGGCGCGAGCAGCAGCCGCAGGATGCCGCCCTCGTCGAAAGCGAGCAGCTCGCGAAGGGTGAGCGCGGCGTCCCGGGTGGTGCGTTCGGCCATGCCGGGGAGCATACGTAAACGGCCGGCCCTTTCCGGACACGGGGTCCAGGAGGGCCGGCCGCACGGACCGGGCTCACACCGCGAGCCGCCGCTCGCGCGCCGGGACCAGGCTGGCGCCGAGGGCGCGCGCGCCGACCACCATGGCCGCCGCGGCGAGGACGATGTCCTTGAAGATGTACTGGGCCTCAAGGGTGGGCGTGCCGGGGAACAGGTCGGTGAAGAACAGCGCGTACGGGGCGAAGAACCCGACCATCGCGCCGGCCATCACGACCAGGCCGGTCTTCAGCAGCCGGCCCGTCACCAGCGTGAGGCCGATGAAGACCTCCATCCCGGCGATCACTGCTTGCGCCGCGTAGCCCGACAGCAGCCCCATGGACAGCTTCTCCAGCGTGGCCACCGACAGCGCCTCCGCCGGGCTCACGCCGGGGAAGAACTTCAGCGTCCCGAAGGCCACGAAGACCAGCCCGAGGCTGACCCGCAGGACGTCGATGCTGTGCCGGGTCAGCCACGCGGCCAGCTTGGTGATCAGGTTGTCGATGGTGGCGGTCATGTCTGCGCTCCCTGCCGAGGTCCGAAGTCCGACGTCCTCAAGACTGCGGGAACCGGCGGCGGCGGACATCCGGCCGGGGGCGGCACCCGGCGTACGCCGCCGCACGTACGCGGGGGCCGCCGCGTACGCCCCCGGTCCTCAGGGATGCGCCCTAGGGGACGGGGCCCGGCACGTCGGCCCGCCCGGGCCCGTACTCCGGCGGGCGTAGGAGACCCCCTTACCGTCGCCGCCGCTGGGTAGTGGAGAACGGCACACGTCCGACCGAACCACGACAGAAGGCATGGCCCACTTAGCGATCGATGTCAGGCACCGGCCCGGCTTCCACCTGGTGACATTGGAGGGCGATCTGGACCGGCAGACCCGGCCCGGCCTCCACCGGCTCGTCGACCCGCTGCTCGACGGCCACGCCCCCCGGATCGTGGTCGACACGGCCGCCCTGCTGTTCTGCGACTCGCACGGGCTGTCGGCGCTGGTGGACAGCCAGCAGCGGGCGGAGGAGCGCGGGGGCGGGCTGCGGCTCATCGGCGTCCAGGGCACGCTGGCCCAGCTGCTGGTCGTGACGCAGCTCGTCGACGTGTTCCCGCCGTACACGAGCCTGGCGCAGGCGTCGCGGTGGCCGCGGCGCCGCGGGTGACCGGCGCCGCCCGTGGTCAGGGCTCGCCGGGGTGCTCGTCCTCGCGGGGGACGGCGTTGCCGTGCAGAGTGGGGTGTCGGCGGTTCAGGCGCAGGCGGAGCCGGCTGCCGCCGCCGGGATGGTCGATGTGCACCTCATCGCATAACCGGGCGATCACCCAGAGCCCGTACCCGTGCCGGGCGAGCGGCGGCGGCACCGCGGTGAGCCGGCGGAAGCGCTCGTC
The Actinomadura luzonensis genome window above contains:
- a CDS encoding helix-turn-helix transcriptional regulator; amino-acid sequence: MDRSRELADFLRSRRARITPESTGLPADGRPRRVPGLRRDEVARLARVSTEYYTRLEQGRAGNPSPEVTAALAQALQLDAVEREHLADLLTRPGRRAPAPVSPQRVRPGLHLMLQTLDHVPAFILGRRTDVLAANRLAREVLTDFEALPVPRRNLARWYLLDPEARERTGDWARIAAETVAVLRLEAGRYPEDRRLADLVGELTLRSPEFSTWWTDHRVLRRTHGSKTYHHPLVGELHFSYESLQPAGDAEQTLCVYNVEPGSATAEALQLLAGWTAPQEGISMINQDH
- a CDS encoding SDR family oxidoreductase, with product MTTQTPARPLAGRVAVVTGASSGIGEATAEHLAALGARVAVLARRADRLDDLVARIRRDGGEALAVAADVTDAAAVRSAAGRVAAELGVAGLLFNNAGVMLPAPVEELATDQWQHQIDLNITGLMNAIAAFVPQLVEAAGKDGVADLINTSSIAAQNIFPNFAVYSASKAYVTHLSRHLRAELGAKNVRVSAVEPGIVGTELQSHVTDEGARAWLEGSRQEMEWLTPEDVAATVGFVASLPPRANLQQVTLMPTGQAS
- a CDS encoding GNAT family N-acetyltransferase; the protein is MTVTIRPYRHATDKEALYDICVRTADAGEDSRELYPDLDLMPSIFAAPYVHLEPGFAFVADDGGQAVGYIVGCADTPAFVRAYREEWLPKLIDRYPPPEHPPATPSEEMVALMHDPERMILPEVAAYPAHLHMNLLPGYQRAGHGRALMTTLCRALAAGGVPALHLCMLTANTRARAFYDRVGFHVIDVPDPGPVTYLGRSTDM
- a CDS encoding membrane dipeptidase is translated as MLHRLAHRTAAAVLLLTGALIAPAAPALAGSPALTDSPALAGSPTGAGSPALAGSPTRAGSPALAGLPAMTGEGAARARVAAARAVAAADAPVSGFVDAHAHLFSYEAFGGLLMCGKPFDPGGIARALTDCLDHYPNGELAWYENFTRTGSPTGTHDPVGWPTFRDWPAYDSLTHQQAYYTWVERAWRAGLRVLVNDLVANRQLCAIYPLKKYSCGEMASIRLQAQRARELQDHIDAEAGGPGQGWFRIVNDPAEARRVIAAGKLAVVLGIETSEPFGCRQVLGVPQCTKAQIDRGLDEMYALGVRSMFVCHKYDNALCGVRFDSGTQGAIVNVGNLLATGSFWQARTCTGPQHDNTIDPAGVLPDQIARLLPPGVSLPLYPPAPHCNTRGLTALGEYMVQGMIRRGMLVELDHMSVKAAARTLDLLEAARYPGVISSHSWADPGFFARIYALGGMITQYGHDAADFVAEWRRTVPLRQQYQVAGYGYGSDVNGMGRLPAPRAGNAANPVTYPFTSYDGSARLDRLRTGDRVWDVNVDGVANYGLYPDWIEDMRLIAGPDLVRDLAAGAESYLRTWEGAVRSAG
- a CDS encoding NADP-dependent oxidoreductase, which gives rise to MKAVRYHSYGDSRVLVHEDAERPVAGPGQVVVKVAGTSFNPVDLAIRAGHLAQVFPVDFPHIPNFDVAGVVTEAGEGVTRWRPGDAVVAFLPMAAPGAAAEYVAAPADALAAAPRTGDLADAAALPATGLTAWQSLFEHGGLTAGQSVLIHGAGGAVGGYAVQLAKRAGAVVTATAGPRSIERVRSYGADRVLDRTAVALPEAAAEQRFDVVLNLAPTSPEETARLVDLVADGGAFVSTTTPGPEDAGRGVRTVRVFARSDAAQLAELVARVDAGELRIHVAGRRPLADLAAVHDEAASGRLAGKTVLVP